A window from Actinomycetospora corticicola encodes these proteins:
- a CDS encoding SDR family NAD(P)-dependent oxidoreductase, with translation MDSADLSGRTAVVTGASRGLGREIALGLVTAGARVIGIARPGSAVPDEVEALPLDLADVEAIAGAVGDVGDVDVLVNAAAVMSARRSKTLEVSLDDWRAVRDIDLDAPFALISAFVPGMAQRRWGRVVNVSACLGRMTGPGTAGGLAPYRVAKAGLNAMTRNLAHELGNGRKGVLIDATCPGHCRTDMGGPDAPRSIEEGADTAIWLAGRDATLSDPPPTGRLWEDRTEVPW, from the coding sequence GTGGACAGTGCGGACCTCTCCGGGCGGACGGCGGTGGTCACCGGCGCGAGCCGCGGCCTCGGGCGGGAGATCGCCCTCGGCCTCGTGACGGCGGGGGCGCGCGTCATCGGGATCGCGCGGCCGGGCTCGGCGGTGCCCGACGAGGTCGAGGCCCTGCCGCTCGACCTCGCCGACGTCGAGGCGATCGCCGGGGCGGTCGGCGACGTCGGGGACGTGGACGTGCTGGTCAACGCGGCCGCCGTCATGAGCGCGCGCCGGTCCAAGACCCTCGAGGTGTCCCTGGACGACTGGCGGGCCGTCCGCGACATCGACCTCGACGCCCCGTTCGCGCTGATCTCGGCGTTCGTGCCCGGGATGGCGCAGCGTCGGTGGGGGCGAGTGGTGAACGTCAGCGCCTGCCTCGGGCGCATGACCGGGCCCGGGACGGCCGGTGGCCTCGCGCCCTACCGCGTCGCCAAGGCGGGGCTGAACGCGATGACCCGCAACCTCGCCCACGAGCTCGGCAACGGCCGCAAGGGCGTGCTGATCGACGCCACCTGTCCCGGCCACTGCCGCACCGACATGGGCGGTCCGGACGCGCCGCGCTCGATCGAGGAGGGCGCCGACACCGCCATCTGGCTCGCCGGCCGCGACGCCACCCTCTCCGACCCGCCGCCCACGGGGCGGTTGTGGGAGGACCGCACCGAGGTGCCCTGGTAG
- a CDS encoding endonuclease domain-containing protein: MTHLSRTTTQPFRGTVAVRLGALTPDRLRGPDFIRLYPDTYVGADTDLEDIRLRVQALHFWSNGRGVVAGPLAALAHGADCPWDDREVILGRRCRNPPDGVTVRVDVLAPGERVVALGAHLTSPVRTAFDLARRTPLVEAVAAVDALAFAKKFTADDLRAVADAHSGVRGIVQVREVLELMNPLAQSLPETRLRLGLLARGVPPAVCQHPVLLLTGRYVHPDLSWPHAKLALEYDGPSHRDITGQNRDAFRDGDLFDVGWTVVRVTSAMVHDPKAFDRLAVRVLRRLAA; this comes from the coding sequence GTGACGCACCTGTCGAGGACGACCACCCAACCCTTCCGCGGCACGGTCGCGGTGCGCCTCGGCGCGCTGACCCCCGACCGGCTGCGAGGGCCCGACTTCATCCGGCTGTACCCGGACACGTACGTCGGCGCCGACACCGATCTCGAGGACATCCGGCTCCGGGTGCAGGCCCTGCACTTCTGGAGCAACGGGCGCGGCGTCGTCGCCGGTCCGCTGGCCGCCCTCGCCCACGGAGCGGACTGCCCCTGGGACGACCGCGAGGTCATCCTCGGCCGCCGGTGCCGGAACCCACCGGACGGCGTGACCGTGCGCGTCGACGTCCTCGCCCCCGGGGAGCGGGTGGTCGCCCTCGGCGCACACCTCACGTCGCCCGTGCGCACGGCGTTCGACCTCGCCCGCCGCACCCCGCTCGTCGAGGCCGTGGCCGCCGTCGATGCCCTCGCTTTCGCGAAGAAGTTCACGGCCGACGACCTTCGGGCGGTGGCCGACGCGCATTCCGGGGTCCGCGGGATCGTTCAGGTCCGGGAGGTCCTCGAGCTGATGAACCCGCTGGCGCAGTCGCTGCCCGAGACCCGGCTCCGCCTCGGCCTGCTCGCACGGGGCGTGCCTCCGGCGGTGTGCCAGCATCCCGTCCTGCTGCTGACCGGCCGGTACGTCCACCCCGACCTCTCCTGGCCTCACGCGAAGCTCGCCCTCGAGTACGACGGGCCGAGCCACCGCGACATCACCGGGCAGAACCGTGACGCGTTCCGGGACGGCGACCTCTTCGACGTCGGCTGGACCGTCGTGCGGGTGACGTCCGCGATGGTGCACGACCCGAAGGCGTTCGACCGGCTCGCCGTCCGGGTCCTCCGGCGCCTCGCCGCGTGA
- a CDS encoding GntR family transcriptional regulator, which produces MTAPDPTSLIDVDPSSSVAPYEQVRASVTALVHDGTLPAHTRLPAVRRLAVDLGLAANTVARAYRELEAAGVVETRGRLGTFVVESSDGPDEAREAARAFATRMHDLGVAPERALDLARAALAAS; this is translated from the coding sequence ATGACCGCACCGGACCCGACCTCGCTGATCGACGTCGACCCGTCGTCGTCCGTGGCGCCCTACGAGCAGGTGCGGGCGTCGGTCACGGCGCTGGTGCACGACGGCACGTTGCCCGCCCACACCCGCCTGCCCGCGGTCCGCCGGCTCGCCGTCGACCTCGGCCTCGCCGCCAACACCGTCGCCCGCGCCTACCGCGAGCTCGAGGCGGCGGGCGTCGTGGAGACCCGCGGCCGCCTCGGCACGTTCGTCGTCGAGTCCTCGGACGGTCCCGACGAGGCCCGCGAGGCCGCCCGGGCCTTCGCCACCCGCATGCACGACCTCGGGGTCGCCCCCGAGCGCGCCCTCGACCTCGCCCGGGCCGCCCTCGCCGCGTCCTGA
- a CDS encoding TetR family transcriptional regulator, with protein MTSATRTLRARRLEAVALELFTVRGFDAVTVDDLAAAGGVGRRTFFRYFPTKLDVVLGQLDDALAALVAALAEVPPTADPTSAARQAFLQVNTYSPGDEPALRRRLALIETVPEVAARAAVRYEAWEAAVALDAAARWRQSPDELRPQVFARVVVAAMRGVFTVWLASPDAELRSLVVAAFDDLGRGFG; from the coding sequence GTGACCTCTGCCACTCGAACGCTCCGGGCCCGCCGCCTCGAGGCGGTCGCGCTGGAGCTGTTCACGGTGCGCGGGTTCGACGCGGTCACCGTCGACGACCTCGCCGCGGCGGGCGGGGTCGGCCGCCGCACGTTCTTCCGCTACTTCCCGACGAAGCTGGACGTCGTCCTCGGTCAGCTCGACGACGCCCTCGCCGCGCTGGTCGCCGCCCTCGCCGAGGTGCCCCCGACCGCCGACCCCACCTCGGCCGCCCGCCAGGCGTTCCTGCAGGTCAACACCTACTCGCCCGGCGACGAACCGGCGCTGCGCCGCCGCCTGGCGCTCATCGAGACGGTGCCGGAGGTCGCCGCCCGGGCCGCCGTCCGCTACGAGGCGTGGGAGGCCGCCGTGGCGCTCGACGCGGCCGCGCGGTGGCGCCAGTCCCCCGACGAGCTGCGCCCCCAGGTCTTCGCCCGCGTCGTCGTGGCCGCCATGCGCGGCGTGTTCACGGTGTGGCTGGCCTCCCCCGACGCCGAGCTACGGTCCCTCGTCGTGGCCGCCTTCGACGACCTGGGGCGCGGGTTCGGATGA
- the mftA gene encoding mycofactocin precursor MftA (Mycofactocin is a small molecule electron carrier derived from the final two amino acids, Val-Tyr, of MftA, the mycofactocin precursor. It plays a role in redox homeostasis and the metabolism of alcohols and aldehydes in Actinobacteria, including Mycobacterium tuberculosis.) has product MAEPTHEETPLVEETLVEEVSIDGMCGVY; this is encoded by the coding sequence ATGGCTGAGCCCACGCACGAGGAGACCCCGCTGGTCGAGGAGACCCTCGTCGAGGAGGTCTCGATCGACGGCATGTGCGGCGTCTACTGA
- the mftB gene encoding mycofactocin biosynthesis chaperone MftB (MftB, a small protein, is a peptide chaperone that assists the radical SAM enzyme MftC in performing two modifications to the C-terminal Val-Tyr dipeptide of the mycofactocin precursor peptide, MftA. MftB's role is analogous to the role of PqqD in the biosynthesis of PQQ, a cofactor that derives entirely from a Tyr and a Glu in the precursor PqqA.) produces MTAAPVEAPTASSLEASTGAFDPARPYRLSTSVSVRPESFGALVYDFHTRRLSFLKTRALVRVVEALAEHPDVHGALEAAEVPPEQWEQYLKALAGLAKAGTIQPRETTT; encoded by the coding sequence ATGACCGCGGCACCGGTGGAGGCCCCCACGGCCTCGTCCCTGGAGGCCTCCACCGGCGCCTTCGACCCCGCCCGCCCGTACCGGCTCTCGACGTCGGTCTCGGTGCGTCCGGAGTCGTTCGGCGCCCTCGTCTACGACTTCCACACCCGCCGGCTGTCGTTCCTCAAGACCCGGGCCCTCGTCCGGGTCGTGGAGGCGCTCGCCGAGCACCCCGACGTCCACGGCGCCCTCGAGGCCGCCGAGGTCCCGCCGGAGCAGTGGGAGCAGTACCTCAAGGCACTCGCCGGGCTCGCGAAGGCGGGCACGATCCAGCCGCGGGAGACCACCACATGA
- the mftC gene encoding mycofactocin radical SAM maturase (MftC is a radical SAM/SPASM enzyme that catalyzes the first two steps in biosynthesis of the electron carrier mycofactocin from the terminal Val-Tyr dipeptide of the precursor peptide MftA.): MKLVDHFVEGLNSPICLTWELTYACNLSCVHCLSSSGRRDPNELSTEECKAVIDELQRMQVFYVNIGGGEPTVRSDFWELLDYAIAHDVGVKFSTNGVKLDKERAAQLAKTDYVDVQISLDGATAEVNDHVRGPGSYDTAIRAMENLYEAGFGEFKISVVVTRQNVDQLDDFKAIADRYGAQLRITRFRPSGRGADSWDELHPTREQQRQLYDWLVARGEDVLTGDSFFHLSAFGQELPGLNLCGAGRVVCLIDPVGDVYACPFAIHDQFLAGNVRSEGGFQGVWQDSELFAELRGPQSGGACTKCSHYDACQGGCMAAKFFTGLPLDGPDPECVLGNGEVALAKLEMDTVIPKPSLDHSHKKTRGPRKDGGPVPLTLSVRRPDKACDTDPLAGEGRRLPAGIRAF, from the coding sequence ATGAAGCTCGTCGACCACTTCGTCGAAGGCCTGAACTCCCCGATCTGCCTGACCTGGGAGCTCACCTACGCCTGCAACCTCTCGTGCGTGCACTGCCTGTCGTCGTCGGGCCGGCGCGACCCGAACGAGCTCTCCACCGAGGAGTGCAAGGCGGTCATCGACGAGCTGCAGCGGATGCAGGTCTTCTACGTCAACATCGGCGGCGGTGAGCCGACCGTGCGCAGCGACTTCTGGGAGCTGCTCGACTACGCCATCGCCCACGACGTCGGGGTCAAGTTCTCCACCAACGGCGTGAAGCTCGACAAGGAGCGCGCGGCGCAGCTCGCGAAGACCGACTACGTCGACGTCCAGATCTCGCTGGACGGTGCGACGGCGGAGGTCAACGACCACGTCCGCGGCCCCGGGTCCTACGACACCGCGATCCGCGCGATGGAGAACCTGTACGAGGCGGGCTTCGGCGAGTTCAAGATCTCGGTCGTCGTCACCCGGCAGAACGTCGACCAGCTCGACGACTTCAAGGCGATCGCCGACCGGTACGGCGCCCAGCTGCGCATCACCCGCTTCCGCCCGTCGGGCCGCGGCGCCGACTCGTGGGACGAGCTGCACCCGACCCGCGAGCAGCAGCGTCAGCTCTACGACTGGCTGGTGGCCCGCGGCGAGGACGTCCTCACCGGCGACTCGTTCTTCCACCTCTCGGCGTTCGGCCAGGAGCTGCCGGGCCTCAACCTCTGCGGCGCCGGTCGCGTGGTGTGCCTGATCGACCCGGTCGGCGACGTCTACGCCTGCCCGTTCGCGATCCACGACCAGTTCCTCGCCGGCAACGTCCGGTCCGAGGGCGGGTTCCAGGGCGTGTGGCAGGACTCGGAGCTGTTCGCCGAGCTGCGCGGCCCGCAGTCGGGTGGGGCGTGCACCAAGTGCTCGCACTACGACGCCTGCCAGGGCGGCTGCATGGCGGCCAAGTTCTTCACCGGCCTGCCGCTCGACGGTCCCGACCCGGAGTGCGTCCTCGGCAACGGGGAGGTGGCGCTGGCGAAGCTGGAGATGGACACCGTCATCCCCAAGCCCTCGCTGGACCACTCGCACAAGAAGACCCGCGGTCCCCGCAAGGACGGCGGGCCGGTGCCGCTGACGTTGTCGGTGCGCCGTCCGGACAAGGCCTGCGACACCGACCCGCTCGCGGGCGAGGGTCGACGGCTGCCGGCGGGCATCCGCGCCTTCTAG